The Acidimicrobiales bacterium genomic sequence GCGGGGCTTCCGGGCCGTCACCATCGACAGCGGGGGGATCGGCGACGTGTTGCTGCCCCTGGCCGTGCTGGCCGGCTTCACCGTGGCCTTCACCGTGGTGGCCCTGGTGCGCTTCGAGGTCGAGGACGCCAAGGTCTCCTGGGCCTGACCCGGTCGTCCCCGGGTGGGGGGCGCTGTGTGAGGATCTGGGCGTGGCGGTCGGACGTTTCGCCCCCAGTCCCACGGGCCCCCTCCACGTGGGCAACCTGCGCACCGCCTTGGTGGCGTGGCTGGCGGCCCGCTCGACCGGCCGCGCCCTGTTGCTGCGGAGCGAGGACCTCGACCCCGGGGCCCGGCCCGAGCACGAGGCCGGGCAACTGGCCGACCTGCGGGCCGTGGGCGTGGACTGGGACGGGCCGGTGGTGCGCCAGTCGGCCCGGCGCCACCTCTACGAGGACGCCCTCGCCGACCTGGTGGCGGCCGGCCTGACCTATCCGTGCTTCTGCACCCGGCGGGAGATCCAGGAGGCCACCCGGGCCCCGCACGGTGAGGCGCCCGAGGGGGCCTACCCGGGCACCTGCCGGGAGCTCACCGTCCGGCAGCGGGCCGCCCGCGCCGCCGGGGGCCGCCCGCCGGCCCTGCGCCTGCGGGCCGGCGGGGCCCGGGTGGTGGTGGAGGACGGCCTGGTGGGCCGCCACCAGGGGGTGGTCGACGACCTGGTCCTGCGGCGCAACGACGGCGTGCCGGCCTACAACCTGGCCAGCGTGGTCGACGACGCCGACCAGGGGGTGGAGGAGGTGGTGCGGGGCGACGACCTGCTGAGCTCCACCCCCCGGCAGGTCCACCTGGCCGGCCTGCTGGGGCTGCGGTCCCCGGCGCACCTCCACGTCCCGCTGGTGGTGGGGGCCGACGGGCAACGCCTGGCCAAGCGGGACGGCGCCGTGACCCTGGCCGACCTGGCAGCCCGGGGGGTGGGCGCCGGCCCGGTGCGGGCGGCCCTGCTGCGCTCGCTGGCGCCGGCCGTGGCCCTGGCCGCCGACGGGGAGCCGGAGGTGGCCTCCTTCGCCCCCGCCCGCCTGCCCCGCCAGCCGTG encodes the following:
- the gluQRS gene encoding tRNA glutamyl-Q(34) synthetase GluQRS — encoded protein: MAVGRFAPSPTGPLHVGNLRTALVAWLAARSTGRALLLRSEDLDPGARPEHEAGQLADLRAVGVDWDGPVVRQSARRHLYEDALADLVAAGLTYPCFCTRREIQEATRAPHGEAPEGAYPGTCRELTVRQRAARAAGGRPPALRLRAGGARVVVEDGLVGRHQGVVDDLVLRRNDGVPAYNLASVVDDADQGVEEVVRGDDLLSSTPRQVHLAGLLGLRSPAHLHVPLVVGADGQRLAKRDGAVTLADLAARGVGAGPVRAALLRSLAPAVALAADGEPEVASFAPARLPRQPWRWAPPVPGTTGRP